The Natranaerovirga pectinivora DNA segment TGATCAAAGGTATCTAGTTTTTTTAAGGCTTTAAGTAATGCATATGAATCCGTTATAGACGTTGGTTCTGGTGTTGATACAAGCAATACTTCTTTACTTGCTAAAACGAATTCTAATACACTACTTGATATACCTGCACCCGTATCAATAATAATAATATCTGCTAAATAATCTATTTCATTTAATTTTTGTAATAAAAAAAATAGTTGTTCTTTGCCTAGGTTTGTAAGTTCCTGAATACCAGATCCTCCAGATATAAATTCAATACCTAATGGTCCTGGTGTTAATATGTCTTTTATTTCTTTTCCATTAAACATTACTTCACCCAAATTTGACCCTGGAATTATGCCAAAAAGAACTTCTATATTGGCTAATCCAAAGTCAGCATCTAAAATAATTACTCTTTTACCCATTTTCTTAAATTGTATTGCTAAATTAACAGATACATTTGTTTTTCCCACGCCACCTTTTCCACTAGTAACGGTTATTACTCTTGCAGAGGTCTTATGCTGGTTTTGTTGCTTTATCATATTTCTTAATTGCGCAGCTTGATCCATTTCATTCATTGCCCCCTAATAAATGCTTAGCAATCTCTTGCACATCAATTTCTCCAATATCATCTGGAACATTTTGCCCAAATGTGGCATAGGAAAGGTTTGCTCCTGTTCGCTTTTTAATGTTTAGTATGTTTCCATAACATGTTGTTTCATCAAGCTTTGTGAATATAAGTTTATAATTAGAGACTAAAGAGTAAGTTTCTGTTATTTTAATCAAATCTTTATATTTCGTTGTGGCGCTAAGAACAAGAAATACTTCTTTTTCCTCTACAGTTTGTATTAATTTGTTTATTTCTT contains these protein-coding regions:
- a CDS encoding MinD/ParA family protein — its product is MDQAAQLRNMIKQQNQHKTSARVITVTSGKGGVGKTNVSVNLAIQFKKMGKRVIILDADFGLANIEVLFGIIPGSNLGEVMFNGKEIKDILTPGPLGIEFISGGSGIQELTNLGKEQLFFLLQKLNEIDYLADIIIIDTGAGISSSVLEFVLASKEVLLVSTPEPTSITDSYALLKALKKLDTFDQENTSIKVITNRASSVKEGENVYSKLNVVVNKFLDMKIEHLGIVPQDQNLQRAVMEQKPISLLYPNSSASKAFKEIAEKLLEVEQDRQTDKNSMSQFLTNFIKIKKLFK